The following proteins come from a genomic window of Pseudomonas putida:
- the gcvH gene encoding glycine cleavage system protein GcvH produces the protein MSNIPADLRFAESHEWARLEADGSVTVGISDHAQQALGDVVFVELAEVGKVFGAGDAAGVVESVKAASDIYAPVGGEVIAVNEELADSPELLNEEPYGSWIFKLKPSNPAELDKLLDAAGYQALIGE, from the coding sequence ATGAGCAATATCCCCGCCGACCTGCGTTTTGCCGAAAGCCATGAGTGGGCTCGCCTGGAAGCCGACGGTAGCGTGACCGTGGGTATCAGCGATCACGCCCAGCAAGCCTTGGGTGATGTGGTGTTCGTCGAGCTGGCTGAAGTCGGCAAAGTGTTTGGCGCTGGCGACGCTGCGGGTGTGGTGGAGTCGGTCAAGGCCGCTTCGGACATCTACGCCCCGGTCGGTGGCGAAGTGATTGCGGTCAACGAAGAGCTGGCCGATAGCCCGGAACTGCTCAACGAAGAGCCTTACGGTTCGTGGATCTTCAAATTGAAGCCAAGCAACCCGGCCGAGCTGGACAAGTTGCTGGATGCGGCTGGCTACCAGGCGCTGATTGGCGAGTAA
- the gcvT gene encoding glycine cleavage system aminomethyltransferase GcvT, which translates to MGQRTLLYDLHLALGAKTVDFGGWDMPLHYGSQVEEHHQVRSDCGVFDVSHMTVIDVDGIDATVWLQRLLANDVARLDDTGKALYSPLLHEQGGVIDDLIVYRTETGYRLVTNAATRAKVLDWLQLQRAGFSVGFQARPDLAILAIQGPHAREKVAALLSAGRAALIRELRPFEGVADGDWFIARTGYTGEDGLEIIFPGEQAVAFFNDLVGAGIAPSGLGARDTLRLEAGMNLYGQDIDENHTPLTSNLGWSIAWEPAERDFIGRAGLLAEIEHGVQEKLVGLVLEERGVLRAHQVVRVAGIGEGEITSGSFSPTLSKSIALARVPMATGDRAEVEIRGKWYPVRVVKPTFVRHGKILI; encoded by the coding sequence ATGGGACAGCGCACGCTTTTGTATGACCTGCACCTGGCGCTAGGCGCCAAGACGGTCGATTTCGGTGGCTGGGACATGCCCCTGCACTATGGCTCGCAGGTCGAGGAGCACCACCAGGTGCGCAGCGATTGCGGCGTCTTTGATGTCTCCCATATGACCGTGATCGATGTCGACGGCATTGATGCCACCGTTTGGCTGCAGCGCTTGCTGGCCAACGATGTGGCCCGCCTCGACGATACCGGCAAGGCGTTGTATAGCCCACTGCTGCACGAACAGGGCGGGGTGATCGATGATCTGATCGTCTACCGCACGGAAACTGGCTATCGCCTGGTCACCAATGCCGCCACCCGTGCCAAGGTGCTCGATTGGCTGCAATTGCAGCGTGCCGGTTTTTCCGTGGGCTTTCAGGCCCGGCCTGATCTGGCCATCCTTGCCATCCAGGGGCCGCATGCCCGCGAAAAGGTCGCGGCCCTGCTCAGCGCCGGGCGCGCAGCTCTCATTCGCGAACTGCGCCCGTTTGAAGGCGTTGCCGACGGCGACTGGTTCATTGCCCGCACCGGCTATACCGGTGAGGACGGCCTGGAGATCATCTTCCCGGGCGAGCAGGCAGTGGCCTTCTTCAACGACCTGGTCGGCGCCGGTATCGCCCCAAGCGGCCTGGGCGCCCGCGATACCCTGCGCCTGGAAGCTGGCATGAACCTGTACGGCCAGGACATCGACGAAAACCACACCCCGCTCACCTCCAACCTGGGCTGGAGTATCGCCTGGGAACCGGCCGAGCGCGACTTCATCGGCCGTGCCGGCCTGCTTGCGGAAATCGAGCACGGCGTGCAAGAAAAACTGGTGGGTCTGGTGCTGGAAGAGCGCGGTGTACTGCGCGCCCATCAGGTAGTACGTGTAGCCGGTATTGGCGAAGGGGAGATCACCAGTGGTAGTTTCTCGCCTACGCTGAGCAAGTCCATTGCGTTGGCGCGCGTGCCAATGGCTACCGGTGATCGGGCCGAGGTGGAAATTCGCGGCAAGTGGTACCCGGTGCGGGTGGTCAAACCGACCTTCGTGCGCCACGGCAAGATCCTGATCTGA
- a CDS encoding ABC transporter permease subunit, whose protein sequence is MPHTPQRRWYLPVSLIAALVLLPLSVLLLSWQSIDLQIWSHLLDTQMGRLLGNTLTLVVGVGIGVTVLGVSLAWLTSLCDFPGRRWLDWALMLPFAIPAYVLAFVFVGLLDFAGPVQSALREVFGPMRLPRVRSTAGVITVLVLVFYPYVYLLARTAFLAQGKGLMEAARVLGLSPLQAFWRVALPMARPAIGAGIALALMETLADFGAVAVFNFDTFTTAIYKTWYGFFSLSSAAQLASLLLLAVMLVLYGERRARGASRSGNERPRVQALYQLRGLKALLASGWCLLVFACAFVIPLLQLLAWFWQRGRHDLDERYVGLVLHTLYLGSMAALVTVGVALLLAFARRQAPTGGIRAGVGLANLGYALPGSVLAVSIMLAFSYLDNHLVIPLSSWMGGAGKPLLLGSLSALLLAYLVRFIAVAYGPLESSLERIRPSLPEASRSLGVGGARLFFKVYLPLLVPGALSAALLVFVDVLKEMPATLLMRPFGWDTLAVRVFEMTSEGEWARASLPALTLVLVGLLPVIGLIRRSARRPGHSH, encoded by the coding sequence TTGCCCCACACCCCTCAACGCCGCTGGTACCTCCCGGTCTCCCTGATTGCCGCCTTGGTGCTGCTGCCCCTGAGTGTGCTGCTGTTGTCCTGGCAATCCATCGACCTGCAGATCTGGTCCCACCTGCTCGACACCCAGATGGGCCGCCTGCTTGGCAATACCCTGACCCTGGTGGTGGGTGTGGGCATTGGTGTCACCGTGCTGGGCGTCAGCCTGGCCTGGCTCACCAGCCTTTGCGACTTCCCTGGTCGACGCTGGCTGGACTGGGCCCTGATGTTACCGTTCGCCATCCCGGCCTACGTGCTGGCGTTTGTCTTCGTCGGCCTGCTGGACTTTGCCGGTCCGGTGCAAAGCGCCCTGCGTGAGGTGTTCGGGCCAATGCGCCTGCCCCGGGTGCGTTCTACCGCAGGGGTAATCACCGTTCTGGTGCTGGTGTTCTATCCCTATGTCTACTTGTTGGCACGCACGGCCTTCCTGGCTCAGGGCAAGGGGCTGATGGAGGCGGCGCGGGTCCTTGGGTTGTCACCCCTGCAGGCGTTCTGGCGGGTGGCCCTGCCCATGGCGCGGCCGGCGATCGGTGCCGGTATCGCCCTGGCGCTGATGGAAACCCTGGCCGACTTCGGTGCAGTGGCCGTATTCAACTTCGACACCTTCACCACGGCTATCTACAAGACCTGGTACGGCTTCTTCAGCTTGTCCAGTGCGGCCCAGTTGGCCAGCTTGCTGTTGCTGGCGGTGATGCTGGTGCTGTACGGCGAGCGCCGCGCCCGGGGTGCCAGCCGCAGCGGCAACGAGCGACCACGCGTGCAGGCGCTTTATCAACTGCGTGGTCTCAAGGCGCTGCTGGCCAGTGGCTGGTGCCTGCTGGTGTTCGCCTGCGCTTTCGTCATCCCGCTGCTGCAGTTGCTGGCGTGGTTCTGGCAACGCGGCCGGCATGACCTGGATGAGCGTTATGTCGGCCTGGTGCTGCACACCCTGTACCTGGGCAGCATGGCGGCGCTGGTCACGGTAGGCGTGGCGTTGCTGCTGGCCTTTGCCCGGCGCCAGGCACCGACGGGCGGTATCCGCGCCGGGGTTGGCCTGGCCAATCTGGGTTATGCCCTGCCCGGTTCGGTGTTGGCGGTGTCGATCATGCTGGCTTTCAGTTACCTCGACAACCACTTGGTCATTCCGCTGTCCAGCTGGATGGGCGGCGCCGGCAAGCCGCTGCTGCTAGGCAGCCTCTCGGCGTTGCTGCTGGCCTACCTGGTGCGCTTCATCGCGGTGGCCTACGGGCCGCTGGAGAGCAGCCTGGAGCGTATCCGCCCGTCACTCCCCGAAGCCTCGCGCAGCCTGGGTGTAGGCGGCGCTAGATTGTTTTTCAAGGTGTATCTGCCGCTGCTGGTACCCGGTGCCCTTAGTGCCGCGCTGCTGGTGTTCGTCGATGTGCTCAAGGAAATGCCCGCCACCTTGCTGATGCGACCGTTCGGCTGGGACACCCTCGCCGTGCGGGTGTTCGAGATGACCAGCGAGGGCGAGTGGGCCCGAGCCTCGCTGCCGGCACTGACCTTGGTCTTGGTGGGGCTGCTGCCGGTCATCGGCCTGATTCGCCGTTCGGCACGTCGACCCGGTCACAGTCACTGA
- a CDS encoding extracellular solute-binding protein gives MLPRKPLLAALALTLFGGTAQAADEVVVYSSRIDELIKPVFDAYTAKTGVKIKFITDKEAPLMQRIKAEGDNGVADLLLTVDAGNLWQAEQMGILQPIESDVIDQNIPSQYRASSHDWTGLSLRARTIIYSTERVKPEELSTYEALADKQWEGRLCLRTAKKVYNQSLTATLIETHGEAKTEQIVKGWVNNLSTDVFSDDNAVIQAIEAGQCDVGVVNTYYYGRLHKQNPNLPVKIFWPNQGDRGVHVNLSGIGLTKHAPHPEAAKKLVEWMTGEEAQKLFADINQEFPANPKVKPSEEVAAWGSFKADSIPVEIAGKRQAEAIRLMDRAGYN, from the coding sequence ATGTTGCCACGCAAGCCCCTACTGGCCGCCTTGGCCCTGACCCTGTTCGGCGGCACTGCCCAGGCAGCGGACGAAGTTGTGGTGTACTCCTCGCGCATCGACGAGCTGATCAAGCCGGTGTTCGATGCCTATACCGCCAAGACCGGCGTCAAGATCAAGTTCATTACCGACAAGGAAGCCCCGCTGATGCAGCGCATCAAGGCCGAGGGCGACAACGGCGTGGCCGACCTGCTGCTGACCGTCGATGCAGGCAACCTGTGGCAGGCCGAGCAGATGGGCATCCTGCAGCCGATTGAGTCCGACGTCATCGACCAGAACATCCCGTCGCAGTACCGCGCCTCGTCGCACGACTGGACCGGCCTGAGCCTGCGCGCCCGCACCATCATCTACTCCACAGAGCGGGTCAAACCCGAAGAATTGAGCACCTACGAAGCCCTGGCTGACAAACAGTGGGAAGGCCGTCTGTGCCTGCGCACGGCAAAGAAGGTGTACAACCAGTCGCTGACTGCCACCCTGATTGAAACCCACGGTGAGGCCAAGACCGAGCAAATCGTCAAAGGTTGGGTCAACAACCTGTCCACCGATGTGTTCTCCGACGACAATGCGGTGATCCAGGCCATCGAGGCCGGGCAGTGTGATGTGGGCGTGGTCAACACCTACTACTACGGCCGTCTGCACAAGCAGAACCCGAACCTGCCGGTGAAGATCTTCTGGCCCAACCAGGGTGACCGTGGCGTTCACGTGAACCTCTCGGGTATCGGCCTGACCAAGCACGCGCCACACCCGGAAGCCGCGAAGAAACTGGTTGAATGGATGACCGGCGAAGAAGCGCAGAAGCTGTTTGCCGACATCAACCAGGAATTCCCGGCCAACCCGAAGGTGAAACCATCGGAGGAAGTGGCGGCGTGGGGCAGCTTCAAGGCCGACAGCATTCCGGTGGAAATTGCCGGCAAGCGCCAGGCTGAAGCCATCCGCTTGATGGATCGTGCTGGCTACAACTAA
- a CDS encoding 2-octaprenyl-3-methyl-6-methoxy-1,4-benzoquinol hydroxylase: protein MEMRADLLIVGAGMVGSALALALRHSGLQILLLDGGPLTVVPFDAQAPFEPRVSALSAASQRILERLGAWDGIAQRRATPYSDMHVWDGSGTGQIHFSAASVHAQVLGHIVENRVVQDGLLERLHGSDIGLLANARLEQLRRSGDEWLLTLADGRQLRAPLVIAADGANSAVRRLAGCETREWDYLHHAIVTSVRCSAGHQATAWQRFTDEGPLAFLPLTRDGQQDWCSIVWSTTPEQAEQLMALDEAAFRQALERAFEGRLGQVLQADPRVCVPLRQRHAKRYVGEGLALIGDAAHTIHPLAGQGVNLGFLDAAVLAEVLVNACERGERLADVKVLSRYERRRMPHNLALMAAMEGFERLFQADPLPLRWLRNSGLKLVEQMPEAKALFVRQAMGLSGDLPDLAKA, encoded by the coding sequence ATGGAAATGCGCGCAGATCTGTTGATTGTCGGTGCCGGTATGGTCGGCAGCGCCCTGGCCCTGGCGTTGCGCCACAGTGGCCTGCAAATCCTGTTGCTCGATGGTGGCCCGCTGACGGTCGTACCCTTCGATGCCCAGGCCCCGTTCGAGCCGCGTGTCAGCGCGCTGTCGGCGGCCAGCCAGCGCATCCTCGAGCGCCTTGGCGCTTGGGACGGCATTGCCCAGCGGCGCGCCACGCCGTACTCCGACATGCATGTGTGGGATGGCAGCGGCACCGGTCAGATTCACTTCTCGGCGGCCAGTGTGCATGCCCAGGTGCTTGGCCATATCGTCGAGAACCGCGTGGTGCAGGACGGCCTGCTGGAGCGCCTGCATGGCAGCGACATCGGCCTGCTGGCCAATGCGCGGCTGGAGCAGTTACGCCGCTCTGGCGATGAGTGGCTACTGACCCTGGCGGATGGCCGGCAACTGCGTGCGCCATTGGTGATTGCTGCCGACGGTGCCAATTCGGCGGTGCGGCGTCTGGCCGGCTGCGAAACCCGCGAATGGGACTACCTGCATCATGCCATTGTCACCAGCGTGCGTTGCAGCGCCGGGCACCAGGCCACGGCCTGGCAGCGCTTCACTGACGAAGGTCCGCTGGCTTTCCTGCCGTTGACCCGCGATGGCCAGCAGGACTGGTGCTCGATCGTCTGGTCGACCACCCCGGAGCAAGCCGAGCAACTGATGGCGCTGGATGAAGCTGCCTTCCGGCAGGCTTTGGAACGTGCCTTCGAGGGCCGTCTGGGCCAAGTGTTGCAGGCCGACCCAAGGGTATGCGTGCCGCTGCGCCAACGCCACGCCAAGCGCTATGTGGGTGAAGGCCTGGCGTTGATCGGCGATGCCGCGCACACCATCCACCCGCTGGCTGGGCAGGGTGTGAACCTCGGCTTCCTCGACGCTGCGGTGCTGGCCGAGGTACTGGTCAATGCTTGCGAGCGTGGCGAGCGGTTGGCGGATGTGAAGGTGCTGAGCCGTTACGAGCGACGGCGTATGCCGCACAACCTGGCGTTGATGGCGGCGATGGAGGGCTTCGAGAGGTTGTTCCAGGCCGATCCGCTGCCGTTGCGCTGGTTGCGCAACAGCGGGTTGAAGCTGGTGGAGCAGATGCCGGAGGCCAAGGCGCTGTTTGTGCGCCAGGCGATGGGTTTGAGTGGTGACCTGCCGGATCTGGCCAAGGCTTGA
- a CDS encoding DUF4442 domain-containing protein produces the protein MSNPRKLARRARMLRWLLNLYPPYLGAGIRVQHISPDLRSVKVAMKLTRWNRNYVGTQFGGSLYAMVDPFYMLLLIEQLGRDYIVWDKAASIDFISPGKGPVYAELHVGDALLDEIRQQAATGKKCLPRLQVDIRDGAGELVARVDKTLYVRLKPQARLA, from the coding sequence ATGAGCAACCCGCGTAAACTGGCGCGCCGGGCGCGCATGCTGCGCTGGCTGCTGAACCTCTACCCACCGTACCTGGGTGCCGGTATCCGTGTGCAGCACATCAGCCCGGACCTGCGTAGCGTCAAGGTGGCGATGAAGCTGACCCGCTGGAACCGCAATTACGTCGGCACCCAGTTCGGTGGCAGCCTGTATGCCATGGTCGACCCGTTCTACATGCTGCTGCTGATCGAGCAGTTGGGGCGTGACTACATCGTCTGGGACAAGGCCGCCAGCATCGACTTCATCTCGCCGGGCAAAGGCCCGGTCTATGCCGAGCTTCACGTCGGTGACGCACTGCTGGACGAAATCCGCCAGCAGGCAGCCACCGGCAAGAAATGCCTGCCGCGTTTGCAGGTCGATATCCGCGATGGCGCCGGCGAGTTGGTGGCGCGGGTCGATAAAACCCTATATGTGCGGCTCAAGCCGCAAGCGAGGCTGGCGTAA
- the ubiH gene encoding 2-octaprenyl-6-methoxyphenyl hydroxylase: MSRVNLAIIGGGLVGASLALALQAGAKARGWKILLIEPFAPGDSYQPSYDARSSALSFGTQQIYQQLGLWQAIGRRAEPIRQIHVSDRGRFGATRLDAMEEGVPALGYVVENAWLGQCLWQGLDSEVVSWRCPAEVTSMQATERGYRLRLNDDTQLECDLAVLADGGRSGLREQLGIHVRHTPYQQSALIANITPGEAHGGQAFERFTEEGPMALLPLPENRCALVWTRQGMDARRLADIDERSFLRELQGVFGYRLGALRQVGARHLYPLSLIEAQEQVRPHLVVLGNAAHSLHPIAGQGFNLSLRDVQSLAEALLAGPQQPGDLTTLQAYHQRQRLDQAMTIGFSDQVTRLFGSNQPLLTAGRNLGLLGLDLLPPAKSWFARQAMGLGTRPDPRGQA, encoded by the coding sequence ATGAGCCGGGTGAACCTGGCGATCATTGGCGGCGGCCTGGTTGGCGCAAGCCTGGCTTTGGCCCTGCAGGCCGGCGCCAAGGCGCGCGGCTGGAAGATCCTGCTGATCGAGCCGTTCGCCCCCGGCGACAGCTACCAGCCCAGTTACGATGCACGCTCGTCGGCGTTGTCATTCGGTACCCAGCAGATTTATCAACAACTGGGCCTGTGGCAGGCCATCGGCCGCCGCGCCGAGCCTATCCGGCAGATTCACGTTTCCGACCGTGGTCGCTTTGGCGCCACCCGCCTGGATGCCATGGAAGAGGGCGTACCGGCGCTGGGTTACGTGGTGGAAAACGCCTGGCTCGGGCAGTGCCTGTGGCAAGGGCTGGACAGCGAGGTGGTCAGCTGGCGCTGCCCGGCGGAAGTCACCTCGATGCAGGCCACCGAACGCGGTTACCGCCTGCGGCTGAACGACGATACCCAACTGGAATGTGACCTGGCGGTACTGGCCGATGGAGGCCGCTCCGGCTTGCGCGAGCAGTTGGGTATCCATGTGCGCCACACGCCGTACCAGCAGAGCGCGTTGATCGCCAACATTACCCCGGGTGAGGCCCATGGCGGCCAGGCTTTCGAGCGCTTCACCGAAGAGGGCCCCATGGCCTTGCTGCCGTTGCCGGAAAACCGCTGCGCACTGGTATGGACCCGTCAGGGCATGGATGCGCGGCGCCTGGCCGACATCGACGAGCGCAGCTTCCTGCGCGAACTGCAGGGCGTGTTCGGCTACCGCCTGGGCGCGCTGCGCCAGGTGGGCGCACGGCACCTCTACCCGCTGTCCTTGATCGAGGCCCAGGAGCAGGTGCGGCCGCACCTGGTGGTGCTGGGCAACGCAGCACACAGCCTGCACCCCATCGCGGGTCAGGGTTTCAATCTGTCGCTGCGTGACGTGCAATCCCTGGCCGAAGCGCTGCTGGCAGGTCCACAGCAGCCTGGCGACCTGACCACGCTGCAGGCCTATCACCAGCGCCAGCGCCTGGACCAGGCGATGACCATCGGCTTCTCCGACCAGGTCACCCGCCTGTTCGGCAGCAATCAGCCGTTGCTGACTGCCGGGCGCAACCTGGGCCTGCTCGGGCTCGACCTGTTGCCACCGGCAAAAAGCTGGTTCGCCCGCCAGGCCATGGGCCTGGGCACCCGTCCTGATCCGCGGGGCCAGGCATGA